The Fusarium fujikuroi IMI 58289 draft genome, chromosome FFUJ_chr05 DNA segment AAGAGGTAGAGACGCTTCTGCAGTATCCGTGATATCACGTTATTTCCGTAGCAGTACCAAAATGTCTGATGCATCAGCAGACTATTCTCACAGTCATCATGAATAATGCTTTGTTATATTCCCGCGGATATACACACTTTTCTACAGAAACAGAGGCTCATTATGGATATCGCGGATGTCCCGGCACTAACTGACCCCTGGGCGCCAAACCTTTTTATCGGGGCTGGAGATTACTGGCCATAGCGGCATCAACCTCTGACGTAGGGTGACCCACTCCGGCACGACCTGATTAACCACCTTTACGTAGGAGGTGCCCCTACAATACGCTACGGCTCAACTAAACTTTTCTTGTTTTGAGTGAAAATGGCTGATCTTCACTGACAAGCGGTTAATCAAGGCAGGGAAACTAAACCCAAACTGCTCATGTTGTGACGACTGACTAATTCCAGCCTCTACCACTCCGGTTCAGTATCACTACAAGTTTAACTTTGTTTTCTCACCTCATCTCGACTCTccctttttttaatactCTCTCCCTTCTACCATGCATCTTCATGGGCATGGCTTCCAATAATAATCGCCTCCAGCCCTCGGGCCATCTCAACGTAACGGGCCATTACAACAACCGCCGCTCTCCGAGTCCCTCGTCCTCTCGTCCCGTGCCCCCCGATCCCGGAAGTCCAGGCCCCATCGAAGAAACAGCATCGGATTACTTCAACCCGCTGAGCCAAGCGCCCTCAGCACAATCGCAGACATCGCTATCGTCGTTTCCGCGCTTTCCATCGCAGACGTCCCTCTCGGCATTTCCATCCTATCAAGAATCGTCGAATTATCCACAGCAGACGAGACGAAGACCGCCGGTCGATCAGGCTAGACAGCCTAGTATCCGCATCCGCCGAAATTCAAACGGGTCGGTCTATTCGAATCATAGTGTGACGAGCCAGTTTGATGGATTTAGCGATGATGGGAGACCCAGGAGCATCTCGCAGCCTGAGCGCGCGAGGGTCTCGGATGGGCTTGCTCGTCATTCCAGGAGGGTTCCGCAGGTGGCGATGCCGCGACTTACAGAAGAGGGAGGACGGCCGAGTCTGGCTGAGCTAGGGATCAACGATGATCAGTCTGCTCCTCTGTCGCCGACGGGTTCGCTTCCCGAGGAGAACACGAATGGGAGAGGCGGGCTTGGTCGGCTGCGGCGGGCGAgtcgcttcttctggccTGGGCATCGTCGGCAATCTGGCGAGGATCAAATGGCTGTACCTATGGGGCAGCGAGATGACGATCGTCGCGATGATGAATACGACCAGGAACTTGTGGACTGGCTCGATGTCATCGGTAAGAACATCCACATTCACATCTTCTACATCATCAAAATCTAACAATCACAGACCCCGAAGTCCAAACTCTTTCAACACTAACAAACGTCCAAAACTCCCTCTTCGTTCCCGATCTCGGAAAATGGGTCAACCGTCGACCGACCTACGCTCTATCCCGACACGATCCCCAAGCAGACTGGGCCCGAGGCGCCGTTGAGCAGGAACGACGTCGCGAAGCCGCACTGGAAGCACAAGAGACCGCTACGATCCCACCGATTGCGGAAGCTGAggcggaggaagaagaggatcaaCCTCGTTTCCCGCAGCGGAGCAACACTATCACCTCCCGCTTGACAGACTCGCACTACGCGGCGCTTCCACATGGAACGAACCTCGATGGCTGGACGCCGGAGGAAAAGGCCGAGCTGGATGATCACGTTCGACACATGCTGCACTCCCGCCGTGCGCGGTTCAAGCGTCGCATGAAGGGTTTCGGCCAATACGTCAGACGTCCCCTCGGCTTCCTCGTCACACTCTACGCTACACTCATCACGCTCTTCGGTCTAGCTTGggttctcttcctcatcggctGGATCTACGTCGGCGAGAAGCAAGTTTACGCAATTCACGTCATCGACAGTGTTCTTGTCGCGCTCTTCGCCGTCATGGGCGATGGTCTCGCGCCCTTCCGAGCTGTTGATACATACCACATGTTCTTCATCTGGCGCTTCTCGCGCTTGATCAAGAGAGCTGAGCAGGGAAAGAAACCGAGGAACAGGTTACAAAAAAAGCGTGTTCCGCCGGGTGTGTCTACGAACCCGGAGCATTCGCACTTGACGGGCCATCAGGCTCGCGCTCTTCTCGAAGCTCAGGACTATAACCCTGAGAGAGACGGAACCGTCGGCACGATGGACAACCAACCTCAACCGCAACCTGAGAGCCCCGAGACTGTTGATTTAGAAGGCGCCAAGTCCAACAGCCCCGATTCAGACATGCCCGCTCTGACGTTCGCTCAGTTCAAGAGCCTGCAGCACCATCAGAAGAAAATGGCCAAGTCACACAGTTTCTACAAACCAAACGAGACATTCACCCACTTCGCCTTCCCCCAAAAGTacctcatcgccatcgtcatcctcctcgacTGCCACTCCTGTCTCCAAATATCCCTCGGCGCATGTACCTGGGGCATCGACTACCACACACGTCCCTTCGCGCTGACCACCGTGATCCTCTGTGTGAGCATAACCTGCAACATCACAGCTGGTCTGCTCATCAGCATCGGCGATCGGAAGACGCGAAAGAAGGACGTGTGGGAGTTGTTGGATAGACAGGAGTTGACACAGGATGCTATAAAgcatatgaagaagaagaaggaggaggaggagaaggagaaagagaaggaaaaggggtCGGATAAGGATGGGGAGTCAAGTAGGGGTGATGGATCGAGTAGTAGGACGTCAAAGGAGTTTAAAAAGTTGGTGAAGCAGAACAGTTAGGggatgaaggatgaggatagaTATACGTGGATATGATGATTACGGTTAATAAATAGTTGATACCACCTAATTTAGATAGATCACGAACACGGATACTTGTATCACACCCACAGTCTGTTGTTAGTCTTGATGCACGTCATCAGCTATAACCACGTCGACTATAGACACCCCTATGTCGATTATAGAGTACCAACCCACTGGGAGTTGTCGTCTCCGGCAGTTCGGTCCGCTTATCTGTCGATCAGACGATGATGGGCCAATGCGTCTGACTTGGGTAACCGTATCTGATTATTCTCATGCCATGATAGATCTACGAAAATTCTGTTCATCATGACCCCGCTTGGTGTTTTGTGGTGTGATGGGTCGTGGAGTGGCCTGTGTCTCGGACGATTATGGTGCAGTGATATCGTCAAAGTTTTCAGTTATGAGTGACGATGTAGGTGTGCAGAATAAGAGAAATGTGAGATTGAGTATGGCGTAGTAAGATCAAGTATAGCAGAATCGAACTGAGATCACGACAAAGAAGTGATGTGAATTAGTACCATCTCGTGGTCTTCAATATAGCATTAGTAAAAAGTGTAGTATAGTATAGTATAGCATATCGACATAATCATCGACCCTTCAAACATCTTTTTCGTACACACACATCTTGCCTCATTCTCTTAcattttcatcatcatcatgcccaATTATGAGGA contains these protein-coding regions:
- a CDS encoding related to ahmp1 protein — its product is MGMASNNNRLQPSGHLNVTGHYNNRRSPSPSSSRPVPPDPGSPGPIEETASDYFNPLSQAPSAQSQTSLSSFPRFPSQTSLSAFPSYQESSNYPQQTRRRPPVDQARQPSIRIRRNSNGSVYSNHSVTSQFDGFSDDGRPRSISQPERARVSDGLARHSRRVPQVAMPRLTEEGGRPSLAELGINDDQSAPLSPTGSLPEENTNGRGGLGRLRRASRFFWPGHRRQSGEDQMAVPMGQRDDDRRDDEYDQELVDWLDVIDPEVQTLSTLTNVQNSLFVPDLGKWVNRRPTYALSRHDPQADWARGAVEQERRREAALEAQETATIPPIAEAEAEEEEDQPRFPQRSNTITSRLTDSHYAALPHGTNLDGWTPEEKAELDDHVRHMLHSRRARFKRRMKGFGQYVRRPLGFLVTLYATLITLFGLAWVLFLIGWIYVGEKQVYAIHVIDSVLVALFAVMGDGLAPFRAVDTYHMFFIWRFSRLIKRAEQGKKPRNRLQKKRVPPGVSTNPEHSHLTGHQARALLEAQDYNPERDGTVGTMDNQPQPQPESPETVDLEGAKSNSPDSDMPALTFAQFKSLQHHQKKMAKSHSFYKPNETFTHFAFPQKYLIAIVILLDCHSCLQISLGACTWGIDYHTRPFALTTVILCVSITCNITAGLLISIGDRKTRKKDVWELLDRQELTQDAIKHMKKKKEEEEKEKEKEKGSDKDGESSRGDGSSSRTSKEFKKLVKQNS